AGATGTCAGTTTAATAGTAGCAGTACTCCAGTAGGTAATAGACACTAGCTAATTGCTACGGCTTGCTACCAGTACCCGACCGACGATCAAAACGCCGGAAAAGGCGAGCAGGACGAAGGCCGGAAATACACCGGGGCGCGCCCACCACCCGGCCCGGATCcggcatcgtcgtcgtcgtcccagCGGAGGAAGAGTTGTGACTCGATCAGACGAAGTGGAGGAAGAGCGGCGCGGCAGCTGCCACGAGGAGTCCAGCggcggccacgtggtgccCCACGACGGCAGCGTTGTAGTCGGTGTTCATGCCGCCTGACGGGCCATacgcgccggcgccgaacGGGCTTCCTGGCATCCCTGTGGTCGTCGAGCCCGGAGGAGCGAGCACCGTGCCAGCGCCAGTGCCGGtgcccatgccgccgccggtgctggTTCCAGTGCCAGTGCCGGcgcccatgccgccgccggtgcctgTTCCGACGCCCGTTCCGGTGCCGGTGCCCATGCCGCCGCCTGTCCCGGCGCCTACGCCGCTGCAACAAAAAACCAAAACCATACATTCATTTGCACGGCGAAACACTTAGAAATGTCATGCTTAGACTGGAGAAAGCGGCTTCGAATCTAAGTACATTGTATAATGCAGGTACGTTGATGCTGATGCACTCGCCCAAGTTCAATGTACTTTGAACGGGTGGCACAGCTTCGTTCATTCGCTAAAGACGGCCCTTTAAAGCTCGGACTAAGAAAGATCCGATTCAGACACCTTTTATCTCACATGGGCAAAGCAAACAACTCACTACGCAATGCAACAACATCCAGCTGCTGCTAGAGTGTACCACTAGTACAGCTTTGTGTGTCCGGTAATATTCGTCAATATACCACTCAAACTAGTGGGCATAGCATATCATCATCCCTTCCACGAATATACTTTTAACAGCTTCTGCCAAAGATTTTACGAACTGAAGCGTGACACGAGCCGGTGCGTCTCGGTGCTTACAAGAAGAGCTTTGGAATGGAAAGGCTTCGGTTAATTAAATATCTATGTGGTTGTTCATGTAAAGAATCTAGATTTACCGCACAACAATCCGATTAAACTATGCGAAATGACCGGACTCTGGTCGAGagcagtcagtcagtcagaaCCCATACTGCTTAAGATAATCTACTTCCAAGATTCAAGTACTCTAAACCAGGAATATAATAAATCCCCATGTACTACTACTGGTAAAACAGACTGATTTACTAGCATGTTCCAAGGATAGATGGGATGTGGAGTGCTAGTATTTTATTAGTACCTGGCGCTGGCGGGGTACTTGCAGGAGCCGCTGCTGGGGTCGGTGGTGGAGAGGGTGGCGACGCCGGTGAAGTCGCAGGTGGCGCCGATGGCGGCGTTCTTCTGGTAGTAGCTGTTGCAGGCGTAGGAGCAGTGGGCCACCACGGAGACCGGGCCGTAGCAGGCCCCGTTGGGCCCGATCTGGGAGCAGTCCACCTTGCTGCACGCGTAGTCGATGGCCTTCTGCATCGCCACCGGGTTCGCGTCCGACCGGCACAGGCAGAACGCCGCATCTGCTCTCAAAGGGAAAAGAAACCGGTCAGCTCAAATCGGCCGTCAAATGTTCCTCTGGAGAGTGAATCTTTGTTGTAAATCCAGGCCGACAGATTTAGATAAATAAGCTGCGAGGAGAACATCCAAGGACTGCCCCATGGCAAGAAGATTTAGGCATTTTTGGTACAGAGCAAGAAGATTGGGGGCGCTGCTATTTTTCGGGCAAAGCCGGGAGATTGGGGGCTCACCTGAGCGCGTGAACATGCCGAGCAAGAGCATGAGGAGCAGAGGAACCGCCATCGCCATGGACGCAAAAGCAGCAAGACTCACTCCGGACTGAGCTCCGAGCACCGGGAAGAGGGTAGCTAGCTCGGCGCTTGTGTTGGGAAGGGGGTAAAGGGGAGAATGGGGGTTCTGTTCAGTGTGGCCGCGTTCCACCGGTGCGGACCCTTTTATCGGCGAGCACCGACCACGCAGACACGCATCGAGCCGTTCGTTCCTTCCCCttcagaagaacaaaaaaaaaatctccctTTTCTCGTTTTCTCTGGACACAGCGGCGTGCCCGTGGCCGTGTGCAGCAgtgtccgtccgtccgtccctTGGGCCGAGGAGCCGCAGGCccgcaggcagcagcagaggaggCCATGCCATTGCCACTGCACCCTGGTGCCAGACCTGCTGCCGTGTCCGCATCCGCATCCGCATGCCAACGgctctttttatttttccgcTGTGGTAGCCGCAAGGCGCAAGCGGCCGGGGGCAGATGAGTCATCGCCTCTCGTGCAAAGGCGTGCCACTGCCAAGCCCGCTCTGGGCCGCGCTGTCCTGCTTTGGCGCGGCATGGCATGGGAGGGAAAACTGTGGGAGCCAGGCAGCCAGCCGATGCACTGTGTTCTCTCGGGTTGGCAGCTCCAcgccttttcctttttttcgtGCCGCTTTCTGCGCCAAGCTGCTGTTCTGCCGATGGACGTGGTGGATTAACGGTCGGATTGTActacttttatttttcttttcttttgctcctCCTAGGTTTTTTCATTGCGTAAAGCAATAGTACATGGCTTGACGTATAAACTTTTTTGTGAGTGCTTTTTAtggccttttgttttcttgtacGACAGGGTGGTGCTCACATGGGATCTAAGTTGATTAGGATGGGTTATGGGCATATTTGTCACTCTAAAATCTAAATAAGACATGGTTTTTGCTTTTTCGTGTACTATCTCAGCGGCGAGATGTGAAAAGCAAAAAAGTGTATACAAACCTAAATACCAGACTTGTATTTATGAGGAATCAATTTTGTGGACACGCATGGCTTGCACAAGGAAGTTGCATGTAGGTAAAATGGTATGGCCAGGAATATATCTTGGGGGGAGAGTTGTTTCTTTTCCGAAAAGGATCACCGATCTATTAATAATCATCCACGGCGGTATAAATAGCTCTAAAAGTAATTAAAAATACAAATAGGTCATTGAACTACCTAGCGACGACACAAAGTACTAGAACGATCTGAAGGCGGGCCACCGTTTTTGCCCCTCCATCACCAGAGCCAGACAGAGCTTGCCAAAAGAGAGCTTCTGATGGTAGACGGTGGTGGTCGTCGTACTAAGACCCCAAAGAGCCATCGCACCAGAGCAGCAAGCTTCGTCAAAGATTATATCGAAAGAGTCAGATCTGAAACCATATGAACAAAACCGAAAGACGATCGAAACCCAAGAGAGAGTTTTTATATTCGATCAAGGAATAAGGGAATTACACTCGGTGTTCAGCATGCCAGAAGCTCACCCAGGCCTGAACCCAACCAAACGGTTGTCCTCCCATCATGCCTAGCAACATCAGTTAAACTGTGACCCGGCCTTCCATCTTGCACTAACCTCTAGACCTCCTCGACAAGAAACATGTATGCTGATCGATTCTTTTCCTTCACAGTCGCCATGGGCAAAGCCTGATCGGAAGCCTTAgagccgttggattaagatctaaACGACATCTTCACTCAATGCTAACGCGCTGGCTAATCTCTAACTATAAATCAGGTGACTTCTCAATTGCATTCCTGTTTTAATAAACCACACACGGTCGtgaatgatgtgatgtttTGATCGATGTTTTTATGGATGATATTGTAGGTAAGTGCAACATATAGCATGCTACTATgcttaaaaaaatagaactcATGAGATATATTCTATAGATTCATAGGACATCACATAAACTCAATATTGATCTTGAAGGAGGACTTTGGTTCAAATTAATTGCACGAAAAAAATAGATAGCTTGTTAAACAATGAAATATTATGCTTCATTTGTAAAACTGGTTTAAGGTTAAAATTTTCACTATTACCCGCGACacgaaatgaaaaaaagatgaaGAGAGAGCAAGAgacactttttttctttttgtgagaGACAATTCTTTTTTGACATTCTTTTCAGCGGAATGGATAAGTTTCATCGGATAGTTTTGGTGGACCTATTGCTGAATATGGGCTTTCACACAAAGCTGCAAAGATGGCCTAATTGAACTCGTGGGCTTTCAACCCACACAGAAGGGATAAGTTCAACCACATGCTGTAGCACATTAGCAGGCCATCAACCCACCGAAGCTCTGTCATCTATACTGGGCACACGGCGCACGGTGTTCCACTCGAGCCCAACCCATCGTGTATTCGTGTCCCTCCCCGTTCCGAATTCGCGGACGCGCAAGGTCTCGGGGACATggaggcggccgccgacgaggagcAGGAGGGGCTGTCCGCGCAGGCACCGCCTTCCTCAGCATCCTCCCTTCCCAAGGTGCCCCCGACTCACCCTACCCCATCCCTTCCCCTCTATAATTTCCACCTTCAGAGATGGCGTGTGGTTCGGTGGGGGCCTGATGTGTTCTCCTGGTATCGCAGGAGCAATCGCaggtggagctggagctgaGGCTGCTTCAGGCTCTCGAGTTCTACCCTCCGTCCAAACTGAAAGGTGGGTGAGATGTTTCGCcgtcccctctcctctccccagTGATAGCTTGTGTGCTAATGTAGT
The Brachypodium distachyon strain Bd21 chromosome 2, Brachypodium_distachyon_v3.0, whole genome shotgun sequence genome window above contains:
- the LOC100837785 gene encoding PLASMODESMATA CALLOSE-BINDING PROTEIN 4, whose protein sequence is MAMAVPLLLMLLLGMFTRSDAAFCLCRSDANPVAMQKAIDYACSKVDCSQIGPNGACYGPVSVVAHCSYACNSYYQKNAAIGATCDFTGVATLSTTDPSSGSCKYPASASGVGAGTGGGMGTGTGTGVGTGTGGGMGAGTGTGTSTGGGMGTGTGAGTVLAPPGSTTTGMPGSPFGAGAYGPSGGMNTDYNAAVVGHHVAAAGLLVAAAAPLFLHFV